Sequence from the Kogia breviceps isolate mKogBre1 chromosome X, mKogBre1 haplotype 1, whole genome shotgun sequence genome:
AATGAAGAGTTCTatggtttgtttaaaaaaacaaacggTTGAAAACTACCACACTTCAACTAAAAAGGATCCAAAACACTTCTCATGCCAGCTGACCCCCCCTTTTCCACACCTAAGAATGGCAGCGGGGTGCTATGTCTCTATGTACAGAAACAAGACAGCCTGAAGCTAAATGCATGCCCACTGCAGTGTCCACAGGTCCAGCCCCACGGTGCACGCCCTGAGCTACGGCCCCTCCGGAAGGCATCGCTCCTACAGCCTCCACACCAGCAAGGAGCATCAAGAGTGTGTCTCGGTTGCTTTGCTTTTTACAAACTATAGATATGTACAGTTGAGAACTCGGGATTCCTAGCCAATAACCACAGAGTTAACACACCAcctcacaaattaaaaaaaaaaaagaaaatgccagaaACATCTTTAAATGCCTTGTCACACCAACAGCAAAGTGCACAGAGTGAGGAGAACACGAgagccttttcattttaaaaatgtttggaaatatGTACAACTTTGATACAGTTTCCGGGTGCTCCAGACACCCAGGGCCACTTCATGTAAACCACTGACAATTGCTAGAGCACTTTGAGAGACTACGATATGATCATGATCCAACTGGGTAATTCAACCTAATGAGGGCAACAGACACGGCTCGGGCGAGAGGTGTGTCAATCGCGGCGCTCCCTACTCTAAGGTATTCACAAGGAGACAGATCAACAGTTTGTTTTtattcatcctcctcctcctcctcctcctcctcttcgtcCTCGtcctcttcatcttcctcttccaCCTTTTTCCGGGCAACTTTAGCAGGACCCTTGGCGCCATCAAACTTCCCCTTAGACTTATAGTCTGCGACATCCTGGAAAGAACAGGGACACATTCCAAATGAGCCAAGGGTTGAAGCGAGCCGTCCCCGCCCCagaacaagaaaataaaggaggaagaCAGGGCTGCTCTTTCAAGTATTTGTTTCCAGATTCAAGTTGGGTTCTCAGCCATTCCAGCTGCAGAGTGAATGGGTGTTCTAAGCGCTCTCAAAGTGCCGTGAATAGCACTACCAGACCCTCTGCCCGGGGCATCCCACATGATCCAAGTTCGAAGCCTGCCTGAAAAGTTGCCCCAGATACAAACATCTGTCAGAAGCCAGACCACCGGCACACCAGGTGATCTGCAGTGGAGACGGGTCCTGCAGccttcccccccccgccccagcccagccACAGCCAGGGGCAGCTAACTGCTCACCCATCCGGGCTCCAGGGGCCCCAGCCCGCACAGGGCCCACTCTGATCCCCTCACCTTCTCGTACTTCTCCTTCAGCTTTGCTGCCTTGTTGATGTATGGCTGCTTCTCGCTGTCACTTAAGTTATTCCACATCTCGCCCAGCTTCTTTGCCACGTCGCCAATAGAGATGCCAGGGTTTGTAGACTTGATCTTGGGGCGGAATTCAGAACAGAACAGGAAAAATCCAGACCTCGGAGTGGAGAATGGTACACATTAGATGAGAACCCACCAAAATGGGAGCTGAAGTCGAAATCCCGTGCTCCTAAATACACAAATTCCTACCACTATGACTCCTGCCACGTGAAGAAATGTGTGATGACACGCACAATATTACAAAGTTGTAGGTACCAGAATGCTTAAGAGGCTTCAGAAATACATGGTGCTTCCTCCGTtcctgggaagaggggagggaacaCGCCTATGGACCCTGACACCCAGAACTGGGCTGTCTGCCTCCTTCCCGGTGGAAAGGCCGACAGCCAACCAGGCGCACAGCTCACAAGCACAGCCGAAACTCCGGACTTCCCTGGCCCTGCAGTTTAAAGCTCAAAGTACAGAATGTTTTGCAGAGGTAGCTCAACGTGTTTTAGGTgaagttatcttttaaaaaaatctctcaagCAGAAAGGAAAGCTCTTAACTGTTATCCTGAATCCTACAGTCACTTACGGTGGCCTCTTGGGGGCATTCGGGTCCTTCTTCTTCTTGCCTCCCTTAGCTGGTCCGTAATCCTTCATTTCCCGATCATAGCGCACTTTATCTGCCTTTGCCATTTCATCAAATTTAGACTTCTCTTTCCCAGACATTGTCTGCAAAGAATAGGACCTGTTAAATTCCTCAATGCAGTGAGCACATAACCTGTTCAGCTGTCCTGTAATTAAAGTGACAGCTGCTATCATCACTTGCAAAAAAGGACTTAAACCCTGGTAGAATCTTCGAAACTTAAAGCACACAAGCAAAGTTctaaagacagacaagatgagtCTAAGAGGAAGAAAACAGCCACCTGGGGCTAACACCGAAGGTAAGTAAGCACAAAGTGTGAAACCCAACTAGGACTGGCTTAAAAGACACAAAAGGAAAATACCTTCCACCTCTCAGAGCATTTCTTGGAAAATTCTGCAAAATTGACAGGGACCTCAGGGTTTTTCTTCTTATGTTCCTCTCTGCACGTCTGCACAAAGAAGGCATAAGCAGACATCTTGCCCTTTGGTTTCTTGGGATCACCTTTAGCCATCttgactgatgaaagaaaaacaaagaaaaacaaatacaatgaaTATATACAAGGCATACCAAAGGTGGCCATTTAGGAAGGACCCTCCTCCCCCCAGCTGCCACTAGCAGCTGAAGGCAGAGTGGGGAGGAAATCAGTTTCACTGTCGCGTGTCATTTAACTTTTGACCAGCATGAAGTGCTCTGATTTGCGAGTTACTTCTCTGAGAGACATCAAGTTCTCCAAATGGAACCAACCCAAGTGGGGTGGCTCAGAGAAATATTCCGACGCAGAACTACTACGTTTTGGAAACTGCTATCCCATAATGGGGAGGGCACTGGGGAGGACACATTTGTAGAGAGCGCAGGTGGATGGCAGAAGCTTGAAACCAACGACTTAAGGCTATAGCTGCTCATCTGTTTTACTACGTTAGAGGCGAAAATACTGTCACCACTGCCAAACACAAGATCCAAGCAGGAGAACTGCAAACAGGGAACATTTGAAACCTCACTATTTTTGAAGCGTTCTGGCTTATAAAAATGGCTTTTACAAGAAGGGTGAGCTGGCAAGTAAACAGATATCCCCTGTACTACTAGTTCAAATCTGTCACTTCATCGTTACctaaaagggggaggggaaaccAAAAGGGGTAGTCTTGCTCGTCGGTAAAGCGGAACGCATGTCCAGCCAGGAACACTTTCTCCAAAGTTTCCAAATAAAAACGCAGCTGTGGCGTGTCATCGTCCCTGTCCCACCCCCCCTGCTTCCCgccatcttttccttttcccacACCCAAGGTCATCACGCAAAACTAAAGCGCTCCCCTTCGCAGGGACAGACCGAAGGGCTGAA
This genomic interval carries:
- the HMGB3 gene encoding high mobility group protein B3 isoform X2, whose product is MAKGDPKKPKGKMSAYAFFVQTCREEHKKKNPEVPVNFAEFSKKCSERWKTMSGKEKSKFDEMAKADKVRYDREMKDYGPAKGGKKKKDPNAPKRPPSGFFLFCSEFRPKIKSTNPGISIGDVAKKLGEMWNNLSDSEKQPYINKAAKLKEKYEKDVADYKSKGKFDGAKGPAKVARKKVEEEDEEDEDEEEEEEEEEDE
- the HMGB3 gene encoding high mobility group protein B3 isoform X1 — translated: MEVKMAKGDPKKPKGKMSAYAFFVQTCREEHKKKNPEVPVNFAEFSKKCSERWKTMSGKEKSKFDEMAKADKVRYDREMKDYGPAKGGKKKKDPNAPKRPPSGFFLFCSEFRPKIKSTNPGISIGDVAKKLGEMWNNLSDSEKQPYINKAAKLKEKYEKDVADYKSKGKFDGAKGPAKVARKKVEEEDEEDEDEEEEEEEEEDE